A region from the Salidesulfovibrio onnuriiensis genome encodes:
- the ispG gene encoding flavodoxin-dependent (E)-4-hydroxy-3-methylbut-2-enyl-diphosphate synthase: MDRRKTRTISVGGVGIGGDNPVRVQSMCNTDTRDVAATVSQINQLAEAGCEIVRLAVPDQKAADALAGIRRQSPVPLVADIHFDHRLALAAVDAGMDGLRINPGNIGGEDKVDAVVQAAKSVGAPIRIGVNGGSLERELLRKYGGPTPEAMVESAMGHIAMLEKRGFHDTKVSLKSSSVLTCIAAYELLAKKVDYPLHIGVTEAGTLVRGAVKSSVGLGILLWQGIGDTLRVSLTHDPVAEIGVAWEILRSLGLRERGPEIISCPTCGRTEIDLIGLAQQVEDALRGVEDVFTVAVMGCVVNGPGEAREADIGIAGGRGLGIIFRKGEVVRKVKGDENLLPEFMKEIDIFLEERRNR; encoded by the coding sequence ATGGACCGGAGAAAAACACGAACCATCAGTGTCGGCGGCGTGGGCATCGGCGGGGACAATCCCGTGCGCGTGCAGTCCATGTGCAATACCGACACCCGCGACGTTGCCGCCACCGTCTCCCAGATCAACCAGCTGGCCGAGGCCGGGTGCGAGATCGTGCGTCTGGCCGTGCCCGACCAGAAGGCGGCGGACGCCTTGGCCGGGATACGCAGGCAGTCGCCCGTGCCCCTGGTGGCGGATATTCATTTCGACCACCGGCTGGCCCTGGCCGCCGTGGATGCGGGCATGGACGGTCTGCGCATCAACCCCGGCAACATCGGGGGCGAGGACAAGGTGGATGCCGTGGTGCAGGCCGCCAAGTCCGTGGGTGCGCCCATCCGCATCGGCGTCAACGGCGGGTCCCTGGAAAGGGAACTGCTCAGGAAGTACGGCGGCCCCACGCCCGAGGCCATGGTGGAAAGCGCCATGGGCCATATCGCCATGCTCGAGAAGCGGGGCTTTCACGATACCAAAGTATCCCTGAAGTCGTCCTCGGTGCTGACCTGCATCGCGGCCTACGAACTGCTGGCGAAAAAGGTGGACTACCCGCTGCACATCGGCGTGACCGAGGCCGGGACCCTGGTGCGCGGCGCGGTCAAGTCGTCCGTGGGGCTGGGCATCCTGCTCTGGCAGGGCATCGGCGACACCCTGCGCGTGAGCCTGACCCACGACCCGGTGGCCGAGATCGGCGTGGCCTGGGAAATCCTGCGGTCCCTCGGCCTGCGCGAGCGTGGTCCCGAGATCATCTCCTGCCCCACCTGCGGGCGCACCGAGATCGATCTCATCGGCCTGGCGCAGCAGGTGGAGGACGCCCTGCGCGGCGTGGAGGATGTTTTCACCGTGGCCGTCATGGGCTGCGTGGTCAATGGCCCGGGCGAGGCGCGCGAAGCCGATATAGGCATTGCGGGCGGACGTGGCCTGGGCATCATATTCAGAAAGGGCGAGGTCGTCCGAAAGGTGAAGGGCGACGAGAACCTGCTGCCCGAATTCATGAAGGAAATAGATATTTTTCTGGAAGAAAGGAGAAATCGATAA
- a CDS encoding rubrerythrin family protein, with the protein MSKTLTNLKDAFAGESQANRKYLAFAAKADTEGLPQVAKLFRAAAEAETIHAHAHLRLMKGIGSTAENLQAAIDGETYEFESMYPEMIEDAKAEGERAAERYFGFANKAEEVHAEYYSKALSQMDKLEDVDYYICSVCGHIHENEPTGNCPICGAAPKAYFKVD; encoded by the coding sequence ATGTCCAAGACCCTGACCAACCTGAAAGACGCCTTTGCCGGGGAATCCCAGGCCAACCGCAAATACCTCGCCTTTGCCGCCAAAGCGGATACAGAGGGCCTGCCCCAGGTGGCCAAGCTGTTCCGCGCCGCCGCCGAGGCGGAAACCATACACGCCCACGCCCACCTGCGCCTCATGAAGGGCATCGGCTCCACGGCGGAGAACCTCCAGGCGGCCATCGACGGCGAAACCTACGAATTCGAATCCATGTATCCGGAGATGATCGAGGACGCCAAGGCCGAGGGCGAACGTGCGGCCGAACGCTATTTCGGGTTTGCCAACAAGGCCGAGGAAGTGCACGCGGAGTACTATTCCAAGGCCCTGAGCCAGATGGATAAGCTGGAAGACGTGGATTACTATATCTGTAGTGTCTGCGGCCACATCCATGAAAACGAGCCCACCGGGAACTGTCCCATCTGCGGTGCCGCTCCCAAAGCCTACTTCAAGGTAGACTAG
- a CDS encoding Sbal_3080 family lipoprotein, with amino-acid sequence MRLRLLFILACFFLLLPACGKMDVVHKPAAGIEDAQKLYIIKSDTTKIGFLEALESWCKKEGVRYEVLPSSANPSDHEWALTYFGRWSWDLAIFLSNAEITAFHNGKQVGQEKLIVGQWDKNKFEKGEKRIHKMMDMLYDKASHYYTSEK; translated from the coding sequence ATGAGATTACGACTGCTTTTCATCCTGGCCTGCTTCTTCCTGCTGCTTCCCGCATGCGGAAAAATGGATGTGGTTCACAAGCCGGCCGCAGGCATCGAGGACGCCCAAAAACTTTACATCATCAAGAGCGACACCACGAAAATCGGTTTTCTCGAAGCGCTGGAGAGCTGGTGCAAGAAGGAAGGCGTCCGCTACGAAGTTCTTCCCTCATCCGCCAACCCGTCCGATCATGAATGGGCCCTGACCTACTTCGGCCGCTGGTCCTGGGACCTGGCCATCTTCCTTTCCAACGCCGAAATCACCGCCTTCCACAACGGCAAACAGGTGGGACAGGAAAAACTCATTGTCGGCCAGTGGGACAAGAACAAATTCGAAAAGGGTGAAAAGAGAATCCACAAGATGATGGACATGCTCTACGACAAGGCAAGCCATTATTACACGTCGGAAAAATAG
- the cbiD gene encoding cobalt-precorrin-5B (C(1))-methyltransferase CbiD → MPSSDKKLRTGYTTGTCASAAAKAGIRFLLTGKRAAAVDTPLPDGNRLAVPIERLDSEGPLARVTVIKDGGDDPDATHGAEIQAVVGLHDMAEPLSVLVEGGRGVGRVTLPGLPVPVGEAAINPAPRAQIERAVLEGAEGLEAGVVSVLVEVPEGEALAHRTMNLRLGIVGGISILGTHGIVKPYSHDSWKASIAEALDVARAQGLDHVVFTTGRRSEKFYLEQFPETPKLAMVQAADFFEFSMRSAAEKGFGSVSWALFFGKLVKHAQGLAYTHAKTHPVDFGLLAGLCAEAGAASDLLPSIEKANTARQVLEMFKGGEILPPLLSLLKKKACAAARGFAGREIDVRYVVFDFDASELTSRN, encoded by the coding sequence ATGCCTTCTTCCGACAAGAAACTCCGTACCGGATACACCACCGGCACCTGCGCCTCGGCCGCGGCCAAGGCCGGGATCCGCTTTCTGCTCACAGGCAAGCGCGCGGCGGCCGTGGATACGCCCCTGCCCGACGGCAACCGGCTGGCCGTGCCCATCGAGCGCCTGGATTCCGAGGGGCCGCTGGCGCGCGTCACGGTCATCAAGGACGGCGGCGACGACCCGGACGCCACCCATGGGGCCGAGATTCAGGCCGTGGTGGGGCTGCACGACATGGCCGAACCTCTTTCCGTACTCGTCGAGGGTGGCCGTGGGGTTGGGCGGGTGACCCTGCCGGGCCTGCCCGTGCCCGTGGGCGAGGCGGCCATCAATCCCGCACCGCGCGCGCAGATCGAGAGGGCCGTGCTTGAAGGGGCCGAAGGGCTGGAAGCGGGCGTGGTCTCCGTGCTGGTGGAGGTTCCCGAGGGCGAGGCCCTGGCCCACAGGACCATGAATTTGCGGCTGGGCATTGTGGGAGGCATTTCCATTCTGGGCACCCACGGCATCGTCAAACCCTATTCCCACGACTCCTGGAAGGCCTCCATTGCCGAGGCCCTGGACGTGGCCCGGGCCCAGGGGCTCGACCATGTTGTCTTCACCACGGGCAGGCGCAGCGAGAAGTTTTATCTCGAGCAATTTCCGGAGACGCCGAAGCTGGCCATGGTGCAGGCGGCGGATTTTTTCGAGTTTTCCATGCGCTCGGCTGCGGAAAAGGGATTCGGGAGCGTTTCCTGGGCCCTGTTTTTCGGCAAGCTGGTCAAGCACGCCCAGGGGCTTGCCTACACCCACGCCAAGACCCATCCCGTGGACTTCGGCCTGCTGGCCGGGCTATGCGCCGAGGCCGGAGCGGCCTCCGATTTGCTGCCCTCCATCGAAAAGGCCAACACGGCCCGGCAGGTGCTGGAGATGTTCAAGGGCGGCGAAATCCTTCCGCCGCTGCTGTCCCTGCTCAAGAAAAAGGCCTGCGCAGCCGCCAGGGGCTTTGCAGGCCGTGAGATCGACGTGAGGTATGTGGTCTTCGATTTCGACGCCAGTGAGCTGACGTCTCGCAACTGA
- a CDS encoding SDR family oxidoreductase → MAEIGRVLVLGATGYVGGRLVPLLLERGYQVRAVARSEEKIRARPWGNHPDLEPMAADVLDAPALNRAVQGCDVAYYLVHSMTKGLGDFSDLDRRGACNMVEAANAAGLKRIIYLSGLGEDLEDVPLSKHLRSRAEVGRILALGCAQCTTLRAAMILGSGSASFEILRYLCERLPMMLTPRWVNTRAQPISIRNVLHYLLGCLENGETAGQTLDIGGPDVLTYAELFRLYAEEAKIRKPLLIPVPFLSPRLSSYWVNLTTPVPMGLVRPLVEGLRNEVICRDNRIREMIPQELVPCRVAIRRALQNTERMAIDSHCFDVGDACIPEWAAHEDAPYAGGAKKEIAFAARLQGDIADVWKVIERIGGEQGWYYGDPLWRLRGWLDSLLAGPGLKRGRRDPDKTRVGDALDFWRVVDVQEERRLLLRAEMRLPGEALLEFRLTPHWENVIEMKMTASFLPRGLFGLAYWYGLYPLHMVMFGNMIENITRAAGMHLYEAPKQVNAD, encoded by the coding sequence ATGGCTGAGATCGGACGGGTTCTGGTCCTGGGGGCCACCGGTTACGTGGGCGGCAGGCTCGTGCCGCTGCTGCTGGAGCGCGGCTATCAGGTTCGCGCGGTTGCGCGATCCGAAGAAAAGATCCGCGCCCGTCCCTGGGGGAATCATCCCGATCTCGAGCCGATGGCCGCCGATGTGCTCGACGCCCCTGCCCTGAACCGAGCTGTTCAGGGCTGCGACGTGGCCTACTATCTGGTTCATTCCATGACCAAGGGGCTGGGCGATTTTTCGGACCTGGACCGCAGGGGTGCCTGCAACATGGTGGAGGCCGCCAACGCGGCCGGGCTGAAGCGCATCATCTATCTCAGCGGCCTGGGCGAGGACCTGGAGGACGTGCCCCTGAGCAAGCATCTCCGGTCCCGGGCCGAGGTGGGGCGCATCCTGGCCCTGGGCTGCGCCCAGTGCACCACCCTGCGTGCGGCCATGATCCTCGGTTCGGGCAGCGCCTCCTTCGAGATCCTTCGCTACCTGTGCGAACGCCTTCCCATGATGCTTACGCCCCGCTGGGTGAACACCCGGGCTCAACCCATCTCCATCCGCAACGTGCTGCATTATCTGCTCGGCTGCCTGGAGAACGGGGAGACCGCAGGGCAGACCCTGGATATCGGCGGGCCGGACGTGCTCACCTATGCCGAGCTTTTCCGGCTCTACGCGGAAGAGGCCAAGATCAGAAAACCTCTGCTCATCCCTGTGCCGTTCCTGTCGCCGCGCCTGTCCTCCTACTGGGTCAACCTGACCACGCCCGTGCCCATGGGGCTGGTGCGCCCCCTGGTCGAGGGTCTGCGCAACGAGGTCATCTGCCGCGACAACCGCATCCGGGAAATGATCCCGCAGGAACTCGTTCCCTGCCGCGTCGCCATTCGCCGCGCCCTGCAAAATACCGAGCGCATGGCCATTGATTCCCACTGCTTTGACGTGGGGGATGCCTGCATTCCGGAATGGGCGGCCCATGAGGACGCCCCCTATGCGGGCGGCGCGAAAAAGGAGATAGCCTTTGCGGCCCGCCTGCAGGGCGATATCGCCGACGTCTGGAAGGTCATCGAGCGCATCGGCGGCGAGCAGGGCTGGTACTACGGCGACCCGCTCTGGCGGCTTCGCGGCTGGCTGGACAGCCTGCTGGCCGGGCCTGGGCTCAAGCGCGGCCGTCGCGACCCGGACAAAACCCGTGTGGGCGACGCCCTGGACTTTTGGCGCGTGGTGGATGTGCAGGAGGAGCGCCGTCTGCTGCTGCGGGCCGAGATGCGTCTGCCCGGTGAGGCCCTGCTGGAATTTCGCCTGACCCCGCACTGGGAGAACGTTATAGAGATGAAGATGACCGCAAGTTTCCTGCCCCGTGGGCTGTTCGGACTGGCCTACTGGTACGGCCTGTATCCCCTGCACATGGTCATGTTCGGCAACATGATCGAGAATATCACCCGGGCAGCGGGCATGCATCTCTATGAAGCCCCCAAACAGGTGAACGCCGACTGA
- a CDS encoding NAD(P)H-dependent glycerol-3-phosphate dehydrogenase, which yields MKTAVLGAGAWGTALADMLAKNGRKTVLWARSPELISQLRQHRENRTYLPGIPLSPDLSFTSDATEAFEGADVFLVVIPSQYLRSFLETHRDLLPHKPVMVCASKGIELGSLAPMSRVVAEALEGKEPRYAMLSGPSFADEVARECPTSVALGCEDQDLGKQLRELFSNSFFRVYSTRDYTGVELGGAVKNVMAIATGMADGLEFGTNARAALITRGLAEMSRLGAAMGANVKTFMGLSGMGDLVLTCTGDLSRNRQVGLKLGQGRKLDDIVGETQSVAEGVKTTRSLYDLSRKIGVELPITSQVYKIIYEGKNPEDAVIELMGRELKEE from the coding sequence ATGAAAACTGCAGTACTCGGCGCGGGCGCATGGGGCACTGCCCTGGCCGACATGCTGGCCAAGAACGGCCGGAAAACCGTACTCTGGGCCCGCAGTCCCGAACTGATCTCGCAACTGCGCCAGCACCGGGAAAACAGAACCTACCTGCCGGGCATCCCGCTCAGCCCGGATCTCTCCTTCACCAGCGACGCGACCGAGGCCTTCGAGGGCGCGGACGTCTTTCTGGTGGTCATTCCCAGCCAATATCTGCGCTCCTTCCTGGAGACGCACCGGGACCTGTTGCCGCACAAACCCGTGATGGTCTGCGCCAGCAAGGGCATAGAGCTGGGCAGCCTGGCGCCCATGTCCCGGGTGGTGGCCGAGGCCCTGGAGGGCAAGGAACCCCGGTACGCCATGCTTTCGGGCCCGTCCTTTGCGGACGAGGTGGCCCGGGAATGCCCCACCTCCGTGGCCCTGGGCTGCGAGGACCAGGACCTGGGCAAGCAATTGCGGGAGCTGTTTTCCAATTCCTTTTTCCGGGTCTATTCCACCCGGGACTACACGGGCGTGGAGCTGGGCGGGGCGGTCAAGAACGTCATGGCCATTGCCACGGGCATGGCCGACGGCCTGGAGTTCGGCACCAACGCCCGGGCTGCGCTCATCACCCGGGGGCTCGCCGAGATGAGCCGCCTGGGTGCGGCCATGGGCGCGAACGTGAAGACCTTCATGGGACTTTCCGGCATGGGCGACCTGGTGCTGACCTGCACTGGCGATCTTTCCCGCAACCGGCAGGTGGGCCTCAAGCTGGGCCAGGGCCGGAAGCTGGACGACATCGTGGGCGAAACCCAGTCCGTGGCCGAGGGGGTCAAGACCACCCGGTCCCTGTACGACCTTTCGCGCAAGATCGGCGTGGAGCTGCCCATTACCAGCCAGGTCTATAAAATCATTTACGAAGGCAAGAATCCCGAGGATGCTGTCATAGAGCTCATGGGCCGTGAGCTCAAGGAAGAGTAA
- the cbiE gene encoding precorrin-6y C5,15-methyltransferase (decarboxylating) subunit CbiE yields MSFKEPVHILGMQPGSLDMSGESRALLEGAALVAGGRRLLDACPAEWCPAADRLVIASPMDAVVETLASVAQGGRRVVVLADGDPLFYGIGNLLARELGRENIRVHPSLSTLQLAAARLGVAWERTAFVSLHGRSDYTPLYSALVRADTIAVFTDQDNGPAEVARAMLQRGADGFTMTVLEDLGTDREQVRQLGLQETWGMEFSPLNIVFLEREYPPELTLHLGIPDHFYLHQRGLITKLPVRAAGLSLLAVEQESVVWDLGAGCGSVAIEASHLARAGNVYAVERNKTRAAMIRENQRRTGAWMVEVVHGDMPGCLVDLPDPDRIFIGGGLGGESNQGSSLMETVCNRLKPRGRLVMHCILLDTLLSAREHLEKAGWQFGVIQLQANSSDRLAGDLRFKAQNPVFILWAEKP; encoded by the coding sequence ATGTCGTTCAAGGAACCCGTCCATATCCTCGGTATGCAGCCCGGCAGTCTGGACATGTCCGGCGAATCCCGGGCCCTGCTCGAAGGCGCTGCACTGGTGGCCGGCGGCCGCCGTCTGCTGGACGCCTGTCCGGCCGAGTGGTGTCCCGCTGCGGACCGGCTGGTCATTGCCTCGCCCATGGATGCGGTGGTGGAGACCCTTGCCTCGGTTGCGCAGGGCGGCAGGCGCGTTGTGGTGCTGGCCGACGGAGATCCCCTTTTCTACGGCATCGGCAATCTCCTGGCGCGGGAACTGGGCCGGGAGAACATCCGAGTGCATCCCTCCCTGAGCACGCTGCAGCTGGCCGCCGCGCGGCTGGGCGTGGCCTGGGAAAGGACCGCGTTCGTTTCCCTGCACGGGCGCAGCGACTACACGCCGCTGTATTCCGCCCTGGTGCGCGCGGACACCATTGCCGTGTTCACTGACCAGGACAACGGCCCGGCCGAGGTTGCCCGGGCCATGCTTCAGCGCGGGGCGGACGGGTTCACCATGACCGTGCTGGAAGACCTGGGCACGGACCGGGAGCAGGTCCGCCAGCTGGGATTGCAGGAAACCTGGGGCATGGAATTCTCGCCCCTGAACATCGTTTTTCTGGAGCGGGAGTACCCGCCCGAACTGACCCTGCACCTGGGTATTCCCGACCATTTCTACCTGCACCAGCGCGGCCTGATCACCAAGCTGCCCGTGCGTGCGGCAGGGCTCTCCCTGCTGGCCGTGGAGCAGGAATCCGTGGTATGGGACCTGGGCGCCGGGTGCGGCTCCGTGGCCATCGAGGCCTCGCATCTGGCCCGGGCGGGCAACGTTTACGCCGTGGAGCGCAACAAGACCCGCGCGGCCATGATCCGCGAGAACCAGCGGCGCACCGGAGCCTGGATGGTGGAGGTGGTGCACGGGGACATGCCCGGCTGCCTCGTTGACCTGCCCGACCCGGACCGCATCTTCATCGGCGGCGGCCTGGGCGGCGAATCCAACCAGGGGAGCTCCCTGATGGAAACGGTCTGCAATCGGCTCAAGCCGCGGGGCCGTCTGGTCATGCACTGCATTCTGCTGGATACCCTGCTCAGCGCGCGCGAGCACCTGGAAAAGGCCGGATGGCAGTTCGGGGTGATCCAGCTTCAGGCCAATTCTTCGGACCGGTTGGCGGGCGATCTTCGTTTCAAGGCCCAGAATCCGGTCTTCATTCTCTGGGCGGAAAAGCCCTAG